From the genome of Lotus japonicus ecotype B-129 chromosome 6, LjGifu_v1.2, one region includes:
- the LOC130726781 gene encoding disease resistance protein RPV1-like isoform X2 → MTHPTTLPSPSTFTCDWTYDVFLNFRGSETRHGFTGNLYNSLHQKGIHTFIDDERLNKGEEITPSLLHAIKESRIFISVFSENYASSTHCLDELVMIMDCSKAQGRLFLPVFYGVDPSQVRHQSGAYKDALAKHKERFQDDKGKVQKWRDALCQAANVSGWHFQQGSQSEYKFIGKIVEEVSEKINRTPLHVADKPVALESPVLAVVSSLLGLGSDEEVNMVGIHGIGGIGKSTIARAVYNMIADQFEGLCFLADIRQRAINHGLAQLQETLLSEVLGEKDIKVGDVYRGISMIKKRLHRKKVLMILDDVDNQKQLQALAGHDWFGSDSKIIITTRNKHLLATHGVVKLYEVKQLNDETALELFNWHTFKHKEISPDYADISKRAVSYAQGLPLALEVIGSYLFGKSLSVWKSALDKYETILHKDIHEILKVSYDVLEEDEKGIFLDIACFFNSYQMGYIKEILNLHGFNAENGMQVLNDKSLIKIDGSGCVKMHDLIQDMGREIVRLESTMEPGKRSRLWLTEDIVNVLEENTGTDTVEVVVINLCKDKEVQWNGKAFKKMKNLRILIVTNACFSRGPQNLPNSLRVLDWSAYPSLSLPADFNPKNLVILSLPESCLQSFKSPKVFESLNFIDFEGCKFLTELPNLSGLPNLGALCLDYCSNLIKIHGSVGFLNRLMLLSAQGCTQLEMLVPFINLPSLETLDLRGCSRLKSFPEVLGVMENIEDVYLDQTAIDKLPCSIGNLVGLRRLFLRECKNLIQLPSNVHTLPKLEVIMSYDCGGFQLFEGEEKVRTQNYEDLCGVPMDLRVVFLDS, encoded by the exons ATGACACACCCAACAACACTACCTTCTCCATCTACCTTCACCTGTGATTGGACTTATGATGTCTTCCTCAACTTCAGAGGCAGCGAAACCCGCCACGGTTTCACAGGCAATCTCTACAATTCTCTGCACCAAAAGGGTATACATACCTTCATAGATGATGAAAGGCTAAACAAAGGAGAAGAAATCACACCATCCCTTCTCCATGCCATTAAAGAGTCTAGGATTTTCATTTCTGTTTTCTCTGAGAACTATGCATCCTCAACTCATTGCTTGGATGAACTTGTTATGATCATGGACTGCTCCAAGGCACAAGGACGGTTGTTTTTGCCGGTGTTTTATGGTGTGGATCCTTCACAAGTTCGCCACCAAAGTGGGGCTTACAAAGATGCTTTGGCAAAACATAAGGAGAGGTTTCAAGATGACAAGGGAAAGGTTCAAAAATGGAGGGATGCTTTATGTCAAGCTGCTAATGTGTCTGGTTGGCACTTCCAACAAGG GTCTCAATCAGAATACAAGTTTATTGGAAAGATTGTGGAAGAGGTCTCAGAAAAGATTAATCGCACTCCTTTACATGTTGCTGATAAACCGGTTGCGCTGGAGTCTCCGGTGCTAGCAGTGGTGTCTTCTCTCCTAGGACTTGGCTCTGATGAGGAGGTCAACATGGTTGGCATTCATGGAATAGGTGGAATCGGTAAATCGACAATTGCTCGTGCGGTTTACAACATGATTGCTGAtcagtttgaaggtttgtgttTTCTTGCAGACATAAGACAAAGGGCTATTAATCATGGTCTTGCACAACTTCAAGAGACACTACTTTCTGAAGTATTGGGGGAGAAGGATATCAAAGTGGGAGATGTTTACAGAGGAATATCAATGATAAAAAAGAGGCTTCATCGAAAGAAGGTTCTTATGATTCTTGATGATGTTGACAACCAGAAGCAGTTACAAGCACTTGCTGGACATGATTGGTTTGGCTCTGACAGCAAGATCATAATCACAACAAGAAACAAGCATTTGCTGGCCACTCATGGGGTAGTGAAATTATATGAGGTGAAACAATTAAATGATGAAACAGCACTTGAGTTGTTCAATTGGCATACCTTCAAACATAAAGAAATTTCTCCAGATTATGCTGATATTTCAAAACGAGCAGTTTCTTATGCTCAAGGCCTTCCATTGGCTTTGGAGGTGATAGGCTCTTACTTGTTTGGCAAAAGTTTAAGTGTATGGAAATCTGCACTGGATAAATATGAAACGATTCTTCACAAAGACATCCATGAAATACTTAAAGTTAGCTATGATGTTTTGGAGGAAGATGAGAAGGGCATTTTTCTTGACATAGCTTGTTTCTTCAACTCTTACCAAATGGGATATATCAAAGAAATACTGAACTTACATGGTTTCAATGCGGAAAATGGAATGCAAGTGCTGAATGACAAATCTCTCATAAAAATTGATGGAAGTGGTTGTGTAAAAATGCATGACTTAATTCAAGACATGGGCAGAGAAATCGTAAGGCTGGAATCAACAATGGAGCCTGGAAAACGCAGTAGATTATGGCTTACCGAGGACATAGTTaatgttttggaagaaaataCG GGGACTGATACAGTTGAAGTTGTGGTCATCAACCTATGCAAAGACAAAGAAGTGCAGTGGAATGGAAAAGCcttcaagaaaatgaaaaatctaAGAATTCTCATTGTTACAAATGCATGTTTCTCTAGAGGCCCTCAAAATCTACCAAATAGTCTTAGAGTTTTAGACTGGAGTGCATATCCATCACTATCTTTACCAGCTGATTTTAATCCCAAGAATCTTGTGATACTTAGCCTCCCTGAAAGTTGTCTTCAATCGTTCAAATCACCTAAG GTGTTTGAGTCCTTGAACTTTATTGATTTTGAAGGCTGCAAATTCTTAACTGAACTACCTAACTTGTCTGGGCTACCAAATTTGGGGGCATTGTGTCTTGACTATTGTTCTAATTTAATTAAGATTCATGGCTCAGTGGGGTTTCTTAATAGACTCATGTTATTGAGTGCTCAAGGATGCACCCAACTAGAAATGTTGGTGCCCTTCATCAATTTGCCATCTCTAGAGACTCTGGATTTGAGAGGCTGCTCGCGTCTTAAGAGCTTCCCAGAAGTATTGGGAGTGATGGAGAACATTGAAGATGTTTATTTAGACCAGACTGCCATAGATAAATTGCCATGCTCAATTGGAAATCTTGTTGGACTCCGACGATTGTTCTTGAGGGAATGCAAGAATCTAATTCAGTTACCAAGCAATGTCCATACATTGCCTAAACTTGAGGTAATAATGAGTTATGATTGTGGGGGATTTCAGTTGTTCGAGGGTGAAGAAAAAGTAAGGACACAG AATTACGAAGACCTTTGTGGAGTCCCCATGGACCTGCGGGTAGTGTTCTTGGATTCATGA